The following are encoded in a window of Narcine bancroftii isolate sNarBan1 chromosome 2, sNarBan1.hap1, whole genome shotgun sequence genomic DNA:
- the LOC138754976 gene encoding eukaryotic initiation factor 4A-II-like, producing MSEDGADYRSNDHGSPNGMEPEGVIESNWTEIVDNFDDMNLRENLLRGIYAYGFEKPSAIQQRAILPCIREYDVIAQAQSGTGKTATFAISILQQLDVGMKETQALVLAPTRELALQIQKVIVALGDYMGGTCFSCIGGTSIRSDMQKFQLEAPHIVVGTPGRVFDMMSRQHLSTRYIKMFVLDEADEMLSRGFKDQIYEIFQKLNTSIQVVLLSATMPSDVLEVTKKFMRDPIRILVKKEELTLEGIRQFYINVEREEWKLDTLCDLYETLTITQAVIFINTRRKVDWLTEKMLARDFTVSALHGDMEQKERDLIMREFRSGSSRVLITTDLLARGIDVQQVSLVINYDLPSNRENYIHRIGRGGRFGRKGVAINLITEEDRRTLRDIESFYNTTVDEMPMNVADLI from the exons ATGTCAGAAGACGGTGCGGATTACAG ATCTAATGATCATGGCTCCCCTAATGGAATGGAACCAGAAGGAGTCATTGAG AGTAACTGGACGGAGATTGTTGATAACTTTGACGATATGAACCTGCGTGAAAACCTCCTCCGTGGTATCTACGCTTATGGGTTTGAAAAGCCATCTGCTATCCAGCAGCGAGCCATTCTTCCCTGCATCAGGG AATATGATGTGATTGCCCAGGCACAGTCAGGAACAGGCAAGACGGCCACTTTTGCCATTTCTATCTTGCAACAGCTGGATGTGGGGATGAAAGAGACACAGGCCTTGGTCCTGGCCCCAACCAGGGAACTGGCTTTGCAG ATCCAAAAGGTCATTGTGGCTTTGGGAGACTACATGGGTGGAACCTGCTTCTCCTGCATTGGTGGCACCAGCATCAGGTCGGACATGCAAAAGTTTCAGCTGGAAGCTCCACACATTGTTGTCGGGACACCAGGCCGTGTGTTTGACATGATGAGCCGTCAACATCTTT CCACAAGATACATCAAAATGTTTGTTTTGGATGAAGCGGATGAAATGTTGAGCAGAGGATTTAAGGACCAGATTTATGAAATATTCCAGAAGCTTAACACCTCTATTCAG GTGGTTTTGCTGTCTGCTACAATGCCTTCTGACGTTCTGGAAGTGACAAAGAAGTTCATGCGTGATCCGATACGCATTCTTGTGAAGAAGGAAGAGTTGACGCTGGAGGGTATCAGGCAGTTCTACATAAATGTAGAGCGAGAG GAGTGGAAGTTGGACACATTGTGTGATTTGTATGAAACCCTGACCATCACTCAGGCTGTGATATTCATCAACACCAGAAGGAAGGTGGACTGGCTGACTGAGAAAATGTTGGCCAGGGATTTCACGGTGTCTGCATTG CATGGTGACATGGAGCAAAAGGAGAGAGATCTCATTATGCGAGAGTTCCGCTCTGGGTCAAGCCGGGTTCTCATTACTACTGACTTGCTG GCTCGTGGGATTGATGTGCAGCAGGTTTCCCTGGTAATCAACTATGATCTGCCCTCAAACCGTGAGAACTATATTCACAG AATTGGCCGCGGAGGCCGTTTTGGCCGCAAAGGCGTTGCCATTAATCTAATCACTGAAGAAGACAGACGGACACTTCGTGACATTGAGTCATTCTACAACACTACTGTGGATGAGATGCCGATGAACGTGGCTGATCTGATCTAA